The following are encoded in a window of Pseudomonas sp. JQ170C genomic DNA:
- a CDS encoding TetR/AcrR family transcriptional regulator, with translation MEPAEKTLHGGSRRTQAERRGEAEQRLLQAARQIVARKGWVGMTLSEVGEEAGYSRGLATHHFGSKAGLLRALAAYVNSNFMSLVQVEAPKWRPGLDALKGFVSVYLGRNDSDWVNSRALLSLMAEAVTQDSETAPILAQYNRTVQQHLADCIEAGIANGEIRADVQPQASAVLILGTLRGSMLQYLLDPSGIDLAALHRQLLDLIDAALAA, from the coding sequence ATGGAACCGGCAGAAAAAACACTCCACGGCGGTTCGCGCCGCACCCAGGCCGAGCGTCGAGGCGAGGCTGAACAGCGCTTGTTGCAGGCGGCGCGGCAGATTGTTGCGCGCAAGGGCTGGGTCGGCATGACCCTGTCCGAGGTCGGCGAGGAGGCGGGCTACAGCCGGGGCCTGGCGACTCACCATTTTGGCAGCAAGGCCGGGCTGCTGCGGGCCCTGGCGGCGTACGTCAACAGCAACTTCATGAGCCTGGTGCAGGTCGAGGCGCCCAAGTGGCGCCCTGGCCTGGATGCGCTCAAGGGCTTTGTCAGTGTTTACCTGGGGCGCAACGACAGCGACTGGGTCAACAGCCGCGCGCTGTTGTCGCTGATGGCCGAGGCAGTCACCCAGGATTCGGAAACCGCGCCGATCCTGGCGCAGTACAACCGCACGGTGCAGCAGCACCTGGCCGATTGCATCGAGGCGGGCATTGCCAACGGCGAGATCCGCGCCGATGTGCAGCCCCAGGCCAGCGCCGTGCTGATCCTGGGCACCTTGCGCGGTTCGATGCTGCAGTACCTGCTTGACCCCAGCGGCATCGACCTGGCGGCGTTGCACCGCCAGTTGCTCGATCTGATCGACGCGGCGCTGGCGGCCTGA
- a CDS encoding fatty acid--CoA ligase — translation MINTRVIPPAPGAYSYPLLIKRLLLSGVRYQPGQEIVYADKLRYTYTTLNERIQRLANVLTEAGVKPGDTVALLDWDSHRALECFFAVPMLGAVLHTVNVRLSAEQIRYTMNHAEDRLVLVHDDFLPLMEQIKGELNTVERFIRLSDGGTCTADLPVLGEYEALLADAPVGYEFPDFDENSLATLFYTTGTTGNPKGVYFTHRQLVLHTLNELGTFAACAAEPLLRSGDVYMPITPMFHVHAWGVPYVATALGIKQVYPGRYEPNQLVRLFREEQVTFSHCVPTLLQMMLDCEEGRRTDLVGWKMLLGGSALTQGLAARANARGIRVHCGYGMSESCPLLSLTCLSAEDLALSMEQQLPLRINAGVPVPLVDLRIVDGQGKDVAHDGESLGEIVVRAPWLTQGYLNAPEQGAELWAGGWMHTGDMACINDRGVVQIRDRIKDVIKTGGEWISSVELESLISQHRDVDAVAVVGIADAQWGEQPLALVVCVAGARMEQPDLARHLQQFVDSGRLNKWAIPRQVRFVSEIPKTSVGKINKKLIREQLGTV, via the coding sequence ATGATCAACACCCGCGTCATACCGCCAGCCCCCGGGGCCTATAGCTACCCGTTACTGATCAAGCGCCTGCTGCTGTCGGGCGTGCGCTACCAGCCCGGCCAGGAAATCGTCTACGCCGACAAGCTGCGCTACACCTACACCACCCTGAACGAGCGCATCCAGCGCCTGGCCAATGTCCTGACCGAGGCCGGGGTCAAGCCCGGCGACACCGTGGCCTTGCTCGACTGGGACAGCCATCGCGCCCTGGAGTGCTTCTTTGCCGTGCCGATGCTGGGCGCGGTGCTGCACACCGTGAACGTGCGGCTGTCGGCGGAACAGATCCGCTACACCATGAACCACGCCGAAGACCGCCTGGTGCTGGTACATGACGACTTCCTGCCGCTGATGGAGCAGATCAAGGGCGAGCTGAACACGGTCGAACGCTTTATCCGCTTGAGTGACGGCGGCACCTGCACCGCCGACCTGCCCGTACTGGGCGAGTACGAGGCGTTGCTGGCCGATGCCCCTGTCGGGTACGAATTCCCTGACTTCGACGAAAACTCACTGGCGACCCTGTTCTACACCACCGGCACCACCGGCAACCCCAAAGGGGTGTACTTCACCCACCGGCAACTGGTGCTGCACACCCTCAACGAACTGGGCACCTTCGCCGCCTGCGCAGCGGAGCCGTTGCTGCGTTCGGGCGATGTGTACATGCCGATCACCCCGATGTTCCATGTGCATGCCTGGGGCGTGCCTTACGTCGCCACGGCGTTGGGGATCAAGCAGGTGTACCCCGGCCGCTACGAGCCTAACCAGCTGGTGCGCCTGTTCCGAGAAGAGCAGGTGACCTTCTCCCACTGCGTGCCGACCCTGCTGCAAATGATGCTCGACTGCGAGGAAGGCCGGCGCACCGACCTGGTCGGCTGGAAAATGCTCCTGGGCGGCAGCGCCCTGACCCAGGGCCTGGCGGCGCGCGCCAATGCCCGGGGCATCCGGGTGCACTGTGGCTACGGCATGTCCGAGAGCTGCCCGCTGCTGAGCCTGACCTGCCTGAGCGCGGAAGACCTTGCGCTGTCCATGGAGCAGCAACTGCCCCTGCGCATCAACGCCGGCGTGCCGGTGCCCCTGGTCGACCTGCGCATCGTCGACGGCCAGGGCAAGGACGTTGCCCATGACGGCGAAAGCCTGGGCGAAATCGTCGTACGTGCGCCCTGGCTGACCCAGGGCTACCTCAATGCACCGGAGCAGGGCGCCGAGCTTTGGGCCGGTGGCTGGATGCACACGGGTGACATGGCCTGCATCAACGATCGTGGCGTGGTGCAGATTCGCGACCGGATCAAGGACGTGATCAAGACCGGTGGCGAATGGATCAGCTCGGTGGAGCTGGAAAGCCTGATCAGCCAGCACCGCGATGTCGACGCCGTAGCCGTCGTCGGCATTGCCGACGCGCAATGGGGCGAACAACCCTTGGCGCTGGTGGTGTGCGTGGCCGGAGCGCGGATGGAGCAACCGGACCTGGCGCGGCACCTGCAGCAGTTCGTCGACAGCGGCCGCCTGAACAAATGGGCGATACCCCGCCAGGTACGTTTTGTGAGCGAGATACCCAAGACCAGCGTGGGCAAGATCAACAAGAAATTGATCCGCGAACAACTTGGCACCGTGTAG
- a CDS encoding enoyl-CoA hydratase/isomerase family protein, translated as MSIPSTFTPGRGLTLELQGHVATLSFSRPPLNFFDAELINDLAETLDYLDQLPACRVTVLVAEGKVFCAGADFSGADQRDPQYPRRVYKSAVRLFRTRKPLICVVEGAAIGGGLGLALVADFRVTSEKARLSANFNRLGIHQGFGISVTMPRLVGPQMAALLIATGRRIDGREAVRIGLADVLAEPGQERQAARALAEEIAASAPRAVMSSRETLRMGLADAVDTVIDREASEQEWQIVSADFAEGTRAMAERRQPVFTGD; from the coding sequence ATGTCGATCCCGAGCACGTTTACTCCAGGCCGCGGCCTGACCCTGGAACTTCAAGGGCATGTCGCCACCTTGAGCTTCAGCCGCCCGCCGCTGAATTTCTTCGATGCCGAGCTGATCAACGACCTGGCCGAGACCCTGGACTACCTCGATCAGTTGCCCGCCTGCCGGGTGACGGTACTGGTGGCTGAAGGCAAGGTGTTCTGCGCCGGGGCCGATTTTTCCGGGGCCGACCAGCGCGACCCGCAGTACCCGCGGCGGGTCTACAAGTCGGCGGTGCGCCTGTTTCGTACCCGCAAGCCGCTGATCTGTGTCGTCGAGGGGGCCGCGATAGGCGGCGGCCTGGGCCTGGCGCTGGTCGCCGATTTTCGCGTTACCAGCGAAAAAGCGCGCCTTTCGGCCAACTTCAACCGCCTGGGGATTCATCAAGGCTTCGGCATTTCGGTTACCATGCCGCGCCTGGTGGGCCCGCAGATGGCCGCCTTGCTGATTGCCACTGGCCGCCGTATCGATGGCCGCGAGGCCGTGCGTATCGGCCTTGCCGATGTGCTGGCCGAGCCCGGCCAGGAGCGTCAGGCGGCCCGGGCCCTGGCCGAGGAAATTGCCGCCAGCGCGCCCCGCGCGGTGATGTCCAGCCGCGAGACGTTGCGCATGGGCCTGGCCGACGCCGTCGACACGGTCATCGACCGCGAGGCCAGCGAGCAGGAGTGGCAGATCGTCAGCGCCGACTTTGCCGAGGGCACCCGCGCCATGGCCGAGCGGCGCCAACCCGTCTTTACAGGTGACTAA
- a CDS encoding acyl-CoA dehydrogenase family protein gives MNQALHHNEGHDSAPSSLQRLIADSVERLFNDHVTPQVLSQFDAGVPAHVLWRQLVEHGLPQALVAPVSDDNAATWLDVSPVLRGVGYWQAPVPLNETLLAGLLLSRAGIEVPEGALTVLQAGAATELELTAAGVLNGRCANVPWARSCRWAAVADDNGRVALVDLRQAQVSVEAGSNFAGEERDALQFSAAPVDALGSLQLADVRQPVWVFGALVRACMLVGALESCLDQAVAYANERVQFGKAIGAFQAIQQQLAHMAGAISAARTATEVALYSASQVMQAEPGSTSSLAFDVAVAKVCAGEAASLATSVAHQVHGAIGFTQEHRLHFATRRLWSWRDEFGSDAHWAQVLGQAAIAAGSEGFWAGLTARTL, from the coding sequence ATGAACCAGGCACTCCATCACAACGAAGGGCACGACAGCGCGCCTTCGTCACTGCAACGACTGATCGCCGACAGCGTCGAGCGTCTGTTCAACGACCACGTGACACCCCAGGTGCTGTCGCAATTCGATGCCGGTGTGCCGGCTCATGTGCTCTGGCGACAGCTGGTCGAGCACGGCTTGCCCCAGGCCCTGGTGGCACCGGTATCCGACGACAACGCCGCCACCTGGCTCGATGTCAGCCCGGTGCTGCGGGGCGTGGGTTACTGGCAGGCACCGGTGCCGCTGAACGAAACCCTGCTGGCCGGGCTGCTGTTGTCCCGGGCCGGTATCGAGGTGCCCGAGGGTGCCCTGACGGTGCTGCAGGCCGGTGCCGCGACGGAGCTGGAACTGACCGCAGCCGGGGTGCTCAATGGCCGCTGTGCCAATGTGCCGTGGGCGCGCAGTTGCCGCTGGGCGGCAGTGGCCGACGACAATGGGCGTGTTGCCCTGGTGGATCTGCGGCAGGCCCAGGTCAGCGTCGAAGCGGGCAGCAACTTTGCCGGTGAGGAACGCGATGCGCTGCAGTTCAGCGCGGCGCCCGTGGATGCGCTGGGTAGCTTGCAACTGGCCGATGTGCGCCAGCCGGTGTGGGTGTTCGGCGCCCTGGTGCGCGCGTGCATGTTGGTCGGCGCGCTGGAGTCGTGCCTCGACCAGGCGGTGGCGTACGCCAACGAGCGGGTGCAGTTCGGCAAGGCCATCGGCGCCTTCCAGGCCATCCAGCAGCAACTGGCACACATGGCCGGCGCCATCAGCGCGGCCCGTACCGCCACCGAAGTGGCCCTGTACAGCGCCAGCCAGGTCATGCAGGCCGAGCCTGGCAGCACCAGCAGCCTGGCGTTCGATGTGGCCGTGGCCAAGGTATGCGCGGGCGAAGCCGCCAGCCTAGCGACCTCGGTGGCGCACCAGGTGCATGGTGCCATTGGCTTTACCCAGGAGCACCGCCTCCACTTCGCGACCCGCCGCTTGTGGTCGTGGCGCGATGAATTCGGCAGCGATGCGCACTGGGCCCAGGTACTGGGCCAGGCGGCGATTGCGGCGGGCAGCGAAGGGTTCTGGGCGGGGTTGACGGCGCGTACGCTCTGA
- a CDS encoding LuxR C-terminal-related transcriptional regulator has product MPATLPGLLDRSALLPPGEHHPGLRLLLISACAGAGKTTLLAHYQAQCLEQGRRVLWCNLDPADNDPRQLAATLFSGLRERGIISADAPAFGQLPQWLLEQLAGCSETFALLCDEFEIITHPDALAFIQQLLKALPAQATLGLASRTLPALNLGRLRALGQLHEVDSEGLRLSLDETSHYLRQCHQLTLTQDDIARLYHGTEGWLTGLYLATLSLKRHDDPPAFINAFSGATPALSEYLAEDVLARLDEPSQRFVLQTCVLTQFCPALCDAVTGRTDSAAMIQALEQANLFITATDEQRQQFRYHSLFADFLRHSLARRHPDWVAQLNRAAAQWYTAADHSEEALEHLFAANAIDEAASQLVSQVDRLVENGHASLMMRWLSRIPESVRELHPGLGVAYAWALIHARRYKEALQVMQSPTLAGLQHHLHCLLLLINDRVDEALRSSEDLLPRLADDSRSPYRVTAYVRATCLYYSGRYDEARQLLGSDRLRQVQSESPYLRDVTDSLEALLDITQGQLDSGMSRLLAANRRSRETLTGTPPVGFPVLQTALCLVMYESDALEQAQHRLTELLPYAREHAAPDSLITTHVLLARITYLHGDRQGWMRYLAELDQLGRVSGSSRILCSSWLERARVATLENRLDTADHAMRSAEQHNDWDRPGILLTANDVDTPYIARQRLAIAQGAVDPDDLLQAMNQALALHQHRRALKLRLLLAMALEACRQPKQALEQLTLALGIASPVGFIRTFLDEGAPLAALLERWSVTFHGQESALGIEPRFVAHLLQRCHSSPAQEAKAQDIPANALSNRELQVLRMLALGYRNREIAEKMFLSELTVKSHLRKINTKLGAGGRTEAVSIARTQGLLD; this is encoded by the coding sequence GTGCCAGCCACCCTCCCCGGATTGCTGGACCGTAGCGCACTGCTCCCCCCCGGCGAGCACCACCCCGGGCTGCGCCTGCTGTTGATCAGCGCCTGTGCCGGTGCCGGCAAGACCACTCTGCTGGCGCACTACCAGGCGCAGTGCCTGGAACAGGGCCGGCGGGTGTTGTGGTGCAACCTGGACCCTGCCGACAACGATCCCCGGCAACTGGCCGCCACGCTGTTCAGCGGGCTCCGGGAGCGGGGCATCATCAGCGCCGACGCCCCCGCCTTCGGGCAGCTGCCGCAATGGCTGCTCGAACAGCTTGCCGGGTGCAGCGAAACCTTCGCCCTGCTGTGCGACGAATTCGAGATCATCACCCACCCCGACGCGCTGGCGTTCATCCAGCAACTGCTCAAGGCCTTGCCCGCCCAGGCCACCCTGGGCCTCGCCAGCCGCACCCTGCCCGCGCTCAATCTCGGTCGCTTGCGCGCCCTGGGCCAACTGCATGAAGTGGACAGCGAAGGCCTGCGCCTGAGCCTCGACGAAACCAGCCACTACCTGCGCCAGTGCCATCAGCTGACGCTCACCCAGGATGACATCGCCCGCCTCTACCACGGCACCGAAGGCTGGCTGACTGGGCTGTACCTGGCCACCTTGTCGCTCAAGCGCCATGACGACCCGCCGGCATTCATCAACGCCTTCAGCGGCGCCACGCCGGCGTTGAGCGAGTACCTGGCCGAGGATGTCCTGGCCAGGCTTGACGAGCCGAGCCAGCGATTTGTGCTGCAGACCTGCGTACTGACGCAGTTCTGCCCAGCCCTGTGCGACGCGGTCACCGGGCGCACCGACAGCGCGGCGATGATCCAGGCCCTGGAACAGGCCAACCTGTTCATCACTGCCACCGATGAACAACGCCAGCAGTTCCGCTACCACAGCCTGTTTGCCGACTTCCTGCGCCACAGCCTGGCACGGCGCCACCCGGACTGGGTCGCGCAGCTGAACCGCGCGGCCGCCCAGTGGTACACCGCCGCCGACCATAGCGAAGAGGCCCTGGAGCATCTGTTCGCCGCCAATGCCATCGACGAGGCGGCCAGCCAGCTGGTGTCGCAGGTTGATCGCCTGGTGGAAAACGGCCATGCCAGCCTGATGATGCGCTGGCTGTCGCGCATCCCCGAGTCGGTGCGCGAGTTGCATCCGGGCCTGGGCGTGGCCTATGCCTGGGCACTGATCCACGCGCGGCGCTACAAGGAGGCGCTACAGGTGATGCAAAGCCCGACGCTGGCGGGCCTGCAGCATCACCTGCACTGCCTGCTGCTGTTGATCAACGACCGCGTCGACGAAGCGCTGCGCAGCAGCGAGGACCTGCTGCCGCGCCTGGCGGACGACAGCAGATCGCCCTACCGGGTGACCGCCTACGTGCGCGCCACGTGCCTGTACTACAGCGGTCGCTACGACGAAGCCCGGCAGTTGCTGGGCAGCGACCGCTTGCGCCAGGTGCAGAGCGAGTCGCCTTACCTGCGCGATGTCACCGACAGCCTGGAAGCGCTGCTGGACATCACCCAGGGCCAACTGGACAGCGGCATGAGCCGCTTGCTCGCCGCCAACCGGCGCAGCCGCGAGACCCTGACCGGCACACCGCCGGTGGGCTTCCCGGTGCTGCAGACCGCACTGTGCCTGGTGATGTACGAATCCGATGCACTGGAGCAGGCGCAGCACCGGCTCACCGAGCTGCTGCCCTATGCCCGCGAACATGCCGCCCCCGACTCACTGATCACCACCCACGTGCTGCTGGCGCGCATCACCTACCTTCATGGCGATCGCCAGGGCTGGATGCGCTACCTGGCCGAGCTTGATCAGCTGGGCCGGGTGTCGGGCTCGTCGCGCATCCTGTGTTCCAGCTGGCTGGAACGGGCGCGGGTGGCCACCCTGGAAAACCGCCTGGACACCGCCGACCATGCCATGCGTTCGGCCGAGCAACACAATGACTGGGACCGGCCGGGCATTCTGCTGACCGCCAACGATGTCGACACCCCCTACATTGCCCGCCAGCGCCTGGCGATTGCCCAGGGTGCTGTCGACCCGGATGACCTGCTGCAGGCCATGAACCAGGCCCTGGCACTTCACCAACACCGCCGTGCCCTGAAGCTGCGCCTGCTGCTGGCCATGGCCCTCGAGGCCTGCAGGCAACCCAAGCAGGCGCTGGAGCAACTGACCCTGGCCCTGGGCATCGCCAGCCCGGTCGGCTTCATTCGTACCTTCCTGGATGAGGGGGCACCGCTGGCGGCGTTGCTGGAGCGCTGGTCGGTGACCTTCCACGGCCAGGAGAGCGCCCTGGGTATCGAACCGCGCTTCGTCGCCCATTTACTGCAGCGCTGCCACAGCAGCCCGGCGCAGGAGGCCAAGGCTCAGGACATCCCGGCCAATGCGTTGTCCAACCGCGAGCTGCAGGTGCTGCGCATGCTGGCCCTGGGGTATCGCAACCGCGAAATCGCCGAGAAGATGTTTTTGTCCGAGCTGACGGTGAAGTCGCATTTGCGCAAGATCAACACCAAGCTCGGCGCCGGTGGGCGCACCGAAGCGGTGTCGATTGCCAGGACCCAGGGCCTGCTCGACTGA
- a CDS encoding coniferyl aldehyde dehydrogenase: MSANENLRGAEVRVVLEKQRAAWLASAPWTAEQRCELIDRAIGLLVDYQDDIVAALAADFGHRSADFSRLFDVLSPLASMKYTKSQVATWMRDEPRHTDRGEAWVRYQPLGVVGILTAWNFPGNMIFNGLAGALAAGNRVMIKLSEFNPHTSALIARIFPTVFADDEVAIVTGGAEVGQAFCALPFDHLLFTGASSIGKHVMRAAAENLVPVTLELGGKSPTIISRSADLAAAVSKIITGKLHNAGQICLAPDYVFVPEEHMAEFISLAKATVAKLYPTLKDNPDYTSVINARHFERLHDYLAQARDAGVHTVELNPANEDFSGQPHHKIAPTLLLNPDDSLKVMQDEIFGPLLPVKPYSDIQAVVAYINSHPRPLGLYYFGSHAEEEAFVLERTTSGGVCVNDVLRHGGVETLPFGGVGASGMGAYHGFDGFRTFSHARAVLRAADGPDLMRPPYSDPVRQLVGSLIKR; the protein is encoded by the coding sequence ATGAGTGCCAATGAAAACCTGCGGGGTGCCGAAGTGCGTGTCGTGCTGGAGAAGCAACGTGCGGCGTGGCTGGCCAGTGCGCCCTGGACCGCCGAGCAGCGCTGCGAGCTGATCGACCGCGCCATCGGCCTGCTGGTGGATTATCAGGACGATATCGTCGCGGCCCTGGCCGCCGACTTCGGTCATCGCAGCGCTGACTTCTCGCGCCTGTTCGACGTGCTCAGCCCCTTGGCGTCGATGAAGTACACCAAGAGCCAGGTCGCCACCTGGATGCGCGACGAACCCCGCCATACCGACCGCGGCGAAGCCTGGGTGCGCTACCAGCCATTGGGCGTAGTGGGCATCCTCACCGCCTGGAACTTCCCCGGCAACATGATCTTCAACGGCCTGGCCGGCGCCCTGGCAGCCGGTAACCGGGTGATGATCAAACTGTCGGAGTTCAACCCGCACACCAGCGCGCTGATCGCGCGCATCTTCCCCACGGTGTTTGCCGACGATGAAGTGGCCATCGTCACCGGCGGCGCCGAGGTCGGCCAGGCCTTCTGTGCATTGCCGTTCGACCACCTGCTGTTCACCGGCGCCAGCAGCATCGGCAAGCACGTCATGCGCGCGGCCGCCGAGAACCTGGTACCGGTGACCCTGGAGCTGGGCGGCAAGTCGCCGACCATCATTTCGCGCTCTGCCGACCTGGCGGCGGCGGTGAGCAAGATCATCACCGGCAAGCTGCACAACGCCGGGCAGATCTGCCTGGCCCCGGACTACGTGTTCGTGCCCGAAGAGCACATGGCCGAATTCATCAGCCTGGCCAAGGCGACGGTGGCCAAGCTGTACCCGACCCTCAAGGACAACCCCGACTACACCTCGGTGATCAACGCCCGTCACTTCGAGCGCCTGCACGACTACCTGGCGCAAGCGCGCGACGCCGGCGTACACACCGTCGAGCTGAACCCGGCCAATGAAGACTTCAGCGGCCAGCCCCACCACAAGATCGCCCCGACCTTGCTGCTCAACCCCGATGACAGCCTCAAGGTCATGCAGGACGAGATCTTCGGCCCACTGTTGCCGGTCAAGCCGTACAGCGACATCCAGGCGGTGGTGGCCTACATCAACAGCCATCCGCGTCCGTTGGGCCTGTACTACTTCGGCAGCCACGCCGAAGAGGAAGCCTTCGTGCTCGAGCGCACCACCTCCGGCGGCGTGTGCGTGAACGATGTGCTGCGCCATGGCGGCGTCGAGACCCTGCCGTTCGGCGGTGTCGGTGCCAGCGGCATGGGTGCCTACCACGGCTTCGATGGCTTTCGCACCTTCAGCCACGCCCGGGCCGTGCTGCGCGCAGCCGATGGCCCTGACCTGATGCGCCCGCCCTACAGCGACCCGGTCCGCCAGCTGGTGGGGTCGCTGATCAAGCGCTGA
- a CDS encoding acyl-CoA dehydrogenase family protein produces the protein MQALDIRPCHLDAKAEALRVEVRRFLAQALKDLPAAERAKNWNGADSAFSRQLGERGWLGMTWPKRYGGHERSALERYVVLEELLAAGAPVNAHWIAERQSGPLLMKFSPEVLAPRLLPAIARGELLFCIGMSEPDVGSDLASVRTRAVKTEGGWVVNGSKVWTTGAQRCDYMVTLLRTGPKEPGNRHGGLSQLLIDLKAPGVTVRPIHNMLGEHDFNEVFLEDVFVADDFLIGQPGDGWKQVGAELALERSGPERYLSCTQLYLEMLDAADAGNPHHTVSLGRVAARYAALRQMSLGVAGMLARGENPATPAALVKDQGALLEQAMPDLAHTLFGDTRTPGSRLDQVMRYLTQTAPSFSLRGGTREILRGIIARGLGLR, from the coding sequence ATGCAGGCACTCGATATTCGACCCTGTCACCTGGACGCCAAGGCCGAGGCCTTGCGCGTCGAGGTCCGCCGCTTTCTTGCCCAGGCCCTCAAAGACCTTCCCGCCGCCGAGCGGGCCAAAAACTGGAACGGGGCCGACAGCGCCTTCAGCCGCCAGCTCGGCGAGCGCGGCTGGCTGGGCATGACCTGGCCCAAGCGCTACGGCGGCCATGAGCGCAGTGCGCTGGAGCGCTATGTGGTGCTGGAAGAGCTGCTGGCGGCCGGCGCCCCGGTCAACGCCCACTGGATTGCCGAGCGTCAGTCGGGCCCGTTGCTGATGAAGTTTTCCCCTGAGGTGCTCGCCCCGCGCCTGCTGCCGGCCATTGCCCGGGGTGAGCTGCTGTTCTGCATCGGCATGAGCGAACCGGATGTCGGCTCCGACCTCGCCTCGGTGCGCACCCGTGCGGTGAAGACCGAGGGCGGCTGGGTCGTCAACGGCAGCAAGGTGTGGACCACCGGCGCCCAGCGCTGCGACTACATGGTCACCCTGCTGCGTACCGGGCCCAAGGAGCCCGGCAATCGTCATGGCGGCCTGTCGCAATTGCTGATCGACCTGAAAGCCCCCGGCGTCACCGTGCGCCCGATCCACAACATGCTTGGCGAGCATGATTTCAACGAGGTGTTCCTGGAGGATGTCTTCGTTGCCGACGATTTTCTCATCGGCCAGCCCGGCGATGGCTGGAAGCAGGTCGGCGCTGAGCTGGCCCTGGAACGCAGCGGCCCGGAACGCTACCTCAGCTGCACCCAGCTGTACCTGGAAATGCTCGACGCCGCCGACGCCGGCAACCCGCACCATACCGTGAGCCTGGGCCGCGTGGCAGCGCGCTATGCCGCCTTGCGGCAAATGTCGCTGGGGGTCGCCGGGATGCTTGCCCGGGGCGAGAACCCGGCAACCCCGGCGGCGCTGGTCAAGGACCAGGGCGCGCTGCTCGAACAGGCCATGCCCGACCTTGCCCACACACTGTTCGGCGATACGCGCACGCCCGGCTCCCGACTCGACCAGGTAATGCGCTACCTGACCCAGACTGCCCCGTCGTTTTCCCTGCGCGGCGGCACACGCGAAATTCTTCGTGGAATCATTGCCAGAGGATTAGGACTGCGATGA